The proteins below come from a single Rosa rugosa chromosome 2, drRosRugo1.1, whole genome shotgun sequence genomic window:
- the LOC133733508 gene encoding serpin-ZX-like — protein sequence MDPKESVASQTNVALELTKQLLLTEFKDKNMVFSPLSLHIVLSLIASGTRGPCLDQFLSFLKSRSTHHLNSLAHDLVTFVLADGSPGSDDSIHPGGPGPRLSFANGVWVDESLPFKPYFKHVVDTAYMAALKEVNFKSNPDQVGMEVNSWAEKETNGLIKEILPPNSVDIYTKLIFANALYFKAYWVNKFFDTETKKRNFYLLDGSSVKAVPFMRGGGYQYIRAFKGFKVLRLPYRQIGVYPRCFSMYFYLPDARDGLPALVERVCSESGFLDSHVPHNKLYVGKMSIPKFKISSGFEASEVMKRSGLVLPFTFDPLKGGNVTEMVESPAGEDPYVSAIFHKSCIEIDEEGTVASAVTVATLSGGGAPPVEIDFVANHPFMFFIREDSTGTVLFMGQVLNPLAG from the coding sequence ATGGATCCTAAAGAATCTGTCGCCAGCCAAACCAACGTCGCACTAGAGTTAACCAAGCAACTGTTGCTGACTGAATTCAAGGACAAGAACATGGTGTTCTCGCCGCTTTCCCTCCACATCGTTCTGAGCCTGATAGCTTCTGGGACAAGGGGCCCTTGTCTGGATCAGTTTCTCTCTTTCCTCAAGTCCAGATCCACCCACCACCTCAACTCCCTCGCTCATGACCTCGTCACTTTCGTTTTAGCCGATGGATCACCCGGCAGTGACGACAGTATTCATCCCGGCGGTCCTGGTCCTCGTTTGTCCTTTGCCAATGGCGTTTGGGTCGACGAGTCTCTTCCTTTCAAGCCTTATTTCAAACATGTAGTGGACACTGCTTACATGGCGGCTCTAAAGGAGGTCAACTTCAAGTCTAACCCTGACCAAGTAGGTATGGAAGTGAATTCTTGGGCTGAGAAGGAGACTAACGGCCTCATCAAAGAgattcttcctccaaattcagTCGACATCTACACGAAGCTCATCTTTGCAAATGCTTTATACTTCAAAGCATATTGGGTTAATAAGTTTTTTGATACAGAAACAAAAAAGCGTAACTTCTACCTTCTGGATGGGAGCTCGGTTAAAGCAGTTCCTTTTATGAGAGGCGGGGGCTACCAGTATATACGTGCTTTTAAAGGCTTCAAAGTCTTGAGGCTTCCTTACCGACAAATTGGAGTTTACCCCCGGTGTTTCTCTATGTACTTTTACCTTCCCGATGCAAGAGATGGGCTGCCAGCTTTGGTTGAGAGAGTTTGTTCTGAATCTGGATTTTTAGATAGCCATGTTCCCCATAATAAGCTTTATGTGGGTAAAATGTCAATCCCAAAGTTTAAGATTTCTTCTGGTTTTGAAGCTTCAGAAGTCATGAAGAGGTCAGGCCTGGTGCTGCCTTTCACTTTTGATCCTCTTAAAGGAGGTAATGTGACAGAGATGGTGGAGTCTCCTGCCGGTGAGGACCCATACGTCTCGGCAATATTTCATAAGTCGTGtatcgaaattgatgaagaaggTACGGTAGCTTCAGCTGTTACTGTTGCTACGCTTTCTGGTGGGGGTGCTCCTCCTGTGGAAATAGACTTTGTGGCGAATCACCCATTCATGTTTTTCATCAGAGAAGACAGTACCGGAACAGTGTTGTTCATGGGGCAAGTGCTCAATCCCCTTGCTGGCTGA